A part of Nitrospirota bacterium genomic DNA contains:
- a CDS encoding winged helix-turn-helix transcriptional regulator, with translation MANDILSSTFSALADPTRRAILARLASGAASVTELAEPFEMTLPAISKHLKVLERAGLIARGREAQRRPCRIEGKPLKEVARWVEDFRTCWEQSLDQLDAYMRKLGTSQKKDKKNKLGRKKEIKPLKRWQ, from the coding sequence ATGGCAAATGATATCCTTAGCTCGACCTTTTCGGCTTTAGCCGATCCGACGCGGCGGGCAATTCTTGCGCGACTTGCTTCCGGTGCCGCTTCTGTGACAGAACTGGCAGAGCCGTTCGAGATGACTCTGCCCGCCATATCGAAGCACCTGAAAGTCCTTGAACGGGCGGGACTGATTGCTCGCGGGCGCGAAGCGCAAAGGAGACCCTGCCGGATCGAAGGTAAACCGCTTAAAGAAGTAGCGCGTTGGGTGGAAGATTTTCGTACCTGTTGGGAGCAGAGCTTGGATCAACTGGATGCCTATATGCGAAAATTAGGAACCTCTCAAAAGAAAGATAAGAAAAACAAACTCGGCCGCAAAAAGGAAATAAAGCCGCTCAAACGGTGGCAGTGA
- a CDS encoding universal stress protein has product MARRKRVAAKIKKILVPTDFSPESERLLKYAVMTAKSFGARIHLFHAIEPFPYTTTDAFMVVDNSEALKSIADSLIKNFTSLLRKQGIPVKASMSVGSPAREIVMKAVQEKVDLIIMGTHGRTGVEHVLLGSVAEKVVRMAKCPVLTIR; this is encoded by the coding sequence ATGGCAAGAAGAAAAAGAGTTGCCGCAAAGATAAAAAAAATACTGGTGCCCACTGATTTTTCGCCGGAATCTGAAAGATTATTAAAATACGCCGTAATGACCGCAAAAAGTTTTGGGGCCAGAATTCATCTCTTTCATGCAATTGAACCGTTTCCTTACACGACCACCGATGCATTTATGGTCGTGGATAACAGTGAAGCGCTAAAAAGTATTGCCGATTCTCTAATCAAGAACTTCACCTCCCTTCTCAGGAAGCAGGGTATTCCGGTCAAAGCGTCCATGTCTGTAGGATCCCCTGCCCGGGAAATTGTCATGAAAGCCGTTCAGGAAAAAGTCGACCTGATTATCATGGGAACCCATGGTCGGACCGGCGTGGAACATGTTTTGCTGGGCAGTGTGGCCGAAAAAGTAGTCCGGATGGCCAAGTGCCCGGTCCTGACGATCAGATAG
- a CDS encoding DUF1304 domain-containing protein gives MAWITNMVIAIVAFFHFYFLILEIFFWDTSFGRKVFAMTPDYAKTTKVLASNQGVYNGFLSAGLVWGLTLGAAGNSVKIFFLGCVIVAGIFGGLTANRKILWIQALPAVIALVLKLLE, from the coding sequence ATGGCATGGATCACAAATATGGTTATTGCCATTGTGGCGTTCTTCCATTTTTACTTTCTTATCCTCGAAATATTTTTTTGGGATACTTCTTTTGGTCGGAAAGTTTTTGCGATGACTCCTGATTACGCGAAAACCACGAAGGTGCTTGCCTCTAACCAGGGTGTTTACAACGGATTTTTGTCTGCAGGTTTGGTTTGGGGCCTGACGCTTGGTGCGGCCGGAAATTCGGTTAAGATCTTCTTCCTGGGATGTGTCATTGTTGCGGGTATATTTGGTGGATTGACCGCCAATCGCAAAATACTCTGGATCCAGGCTCTTCCTGCCGTCATAGCCCTTGTGTTAAAATTGCTGGAGTGA
- the mnmA gene encoding tRNA 2-thiouridine(34) synthase MnmA, giving the protein MKIAVGMSGGVDSAVTAALLKKEGHDVVGIHLRLYKDEGDDAKHWLDRSCCKIGLARHVVNQLKIPLEVFDVQEAFQSVVIDNFAEEYHRGRTPNPCVRCNETIKFGTLIEKAKSLGADSIATGHYAKIKFNDLRESFQLLRPKDLLKDQTYFLYRLKQDQLKSVYFPLAEMEKKEIYRIAEELDFPYEDVQESQEVCFVNQGDYRTFLREERGISGSKGSFVSGEGKILGEHEGVPFYTVGQRKGLGVAFGKRQFVIEIKPRENQIVLGSEPDLMKNEMRVSDLNWISGEAPVKAVQATVKIRYRSREAKGEIQPLGQDRVRVTFDEPQKGISPGQSAVFYQKEEVLGGGVID; this is encoded by the coding sequence ATGAAAATTGCAGTTGGAATGAGCGGTGGGGTCGACAGTGCAGTGACCGCAGCGCTTTTAAAAAAAGAGGGCCATGATGTAGTTGGAATCCATCTCCGTCTCTACAAGGATGAGGGGGATGACGCGAAACATTGGCTAGACCGCTCTTGTTGTAAGATAGGTTTGGCGAGGCATGTGGTCAATCAACTCAAAATACCCTTGGAGGTCTTTGATGTTCAGGAAGCTTTTCAGTCCGTGGTCATTGACAATTTTGCTGAAGAGTATCATAGAGGGAGGACTCCGAATCCCTGTGTGCGATGTAATGAAACGATTAAATTTGGCACTTTAATCGAAAAAGCGAAATCGCTTGGAGCGGATTCCATCGCGACAGGGCACTATGCGAAAATAAAATTTAATGATTTAAGAGAATCTTTTCAATTACTTAGGCCAAAGGATCTTCTAAAGGATCAGACTTATTTTCTCTACCGTTTGAAGCAAGATCAGCTCAAATCAGTCTATTTTCCTCTTGCAGAGATGGAAAAAAAAGAAATTTATCGTATTGCGGAAGAGCTCGACTTTCCTTATGAAGATGTTCAGGAAAGTCAGGAAGTCTGTTTTGTGAATCAAGGTGACTATCGGACGTTTTTGAGAGAAGAGCGGGGAATCTCTGGCTCAAAAGGAAGTTTTGTTTCAGGGGAGGGGAAAATCCTCGGAGAACATGAAGGAGTTCCTTTTTATACAGTTGGACAGCGAAAAGGTCTGGGAGTGGCTTTCGGAAAGCGACAATTTGTGATCGAGATTAAACCAAGAGAAAATCAAATTGTCTTGGGAAGTGAACCCGATCTCATGAAGAATGAGATGCGGGTAAGTGATTTAAACTGGATTTCGGGCGAGGCTCCAGTCAAGGCGGTTCAAGCCACAGTGAAGATTCGATATCGATCAAGGGAGGCGAAAGGAGAAATCCAACCGTTGGGACAAGACCGCGTCCGTGTCACTTTTGACGAGCCGCAAAAGGGAATTTCACCTGGGCAGTCGGCTGTATTTTACCAGAAAGAGGAAGTCCTGGGAGGCGGGGTAATCGATTGA
- a CDS encoding DUF3187 family protein, whose amino-acid sequence MRYYRVHNLKVWIFIWILAIIHFNRCAWAEQAFEGTGPFPVRNYSPIQLLFLSMPAENATTLPRGLYEVRFEAVESNILLVESTPKINLLLKFETFRSELQLKYGFKKSIELGLEIPFLDRMCGFLDPFIMSVEEGFSNLNANRVKLGISSFGGYLITQNGKTILSGADNETGMGDIVLSGKWGLVAEGLWQPAFAVRGAVKFPTGDFSRAFGSGRSDTGIGLALHKQIYGRWFLYFNQNVVFPGGHFGSTDITLNPIYSTSIACEYLLSSRFSFTAQFDYYSSPFHDTESHILDNGTAEWVLGFNYKTRHQIVWQFYAIENFENPEGSAADFSLVTDLTYRFN is encoded by the coding sequence TTGCGTTATTATCGGGTTCACAACCTGAAGGTATGGATTTTCATCTGGATTCTGGCGATAATCCATTTCAATCGCTGTGCATGGGCGGAACAGGCATTTGAAGGAACAGGACCGTTTCCTGTGCGAAACTACAGCCCGATTCAATTATTGTTTCTATCCATGCCTGCGGAAAATGCCACAACGCTTCCCCGAGGTTTATATGAGGTCAGATTTGAAGCGGTAGAAAGTAATATTCTCCTGGTCGAATCTACTCCCAAGATCAATCTCCTTCTCAAGTTTGAAACCTTTCGCTCCGAATTACAGCTTAAATATGGATTCAAAAAATCGATCGAATTGGGATTGGAAATTCCGTTTCTTGACCGCATGTGCGGTTTTCTAGATCCTTTCATCATGAGCGTGGAAGAAGGTTTCTCGAATTTAAACGCGAATCGCGTCAAGTTAGGCATAAGTTCGTTTGGAGGGTATCTGATCACTCAGAATGGAAAAACGATTCTATCGGGTGCAGACAATGAGACGGGAATGGGCGATATTGTCTTAAGCGGAAAATGGGGACTCGTTGCCGAAGGTCTATGGCAACCTGCTTTTGCCGTTCGCGGAGCGGTCAAATTTCCAACCGGCGATTTTAGCCGGGCATTTGGTAGCGGAAGGTCAGATACGGGAATCGGTCTGGCGCTTCATAAACAGATTTATGGCCGCTGGTTTCTCTATTTTAATCAGAATGTTGTATTTCCTGGAGGTCATTTTGGATCCACTGATATCACATTGAATCCTATTTACTCGACTTCAATTGCCTGTGAATATTTATTATCGTCCCGGTTTTCTTTTACCGCTCAATTTGATTACTATTCATCTCCTTTCCATGATACGGAGTCTCACATTTTGGATAACGGCACAGCTGAATGGGTTCTGGGATTCAATTATAAGACCAGGCATCAAATAGTTTGGCAATTTTATGCGATTGAAAATTTTGAAAATCCTGAAGGCTCGGCGGCTGATTTTTCGCTGGTCACCGATTTGACCTATCGGTTTAATTAA
- a CDS encoding NAD(P)-binding domain-containing protein, with protein MKVGVIGSGVVAQVLGSGFLKHGHDVIMGTRTLAHLGDWARQHPGTQVGSFAEAAKSSDLIVLAVKGTAAADALRAAQAENLKGKIVMDATNPIAETPPVNGVLSLFTTTNDSLMERLQREFGNARFVKAFNSVGNACMVNPTFNAGKPTMFICGNDEVAKETVSGILDQFGWETADMGQAEAARAIEPLCILWCIPGFLHNEWFHAFKLLT; from the coding sequence ATGAAAGTGGGAGTTATAGGTTCGGGAGTGGTTGCACAGGTTTTGGGAAGTGGTTTTCTTAAACATGGTCATGATGTGATAATGGGGACCCGAACACTGGCTCATCTGGGGGATTGGGCGAGACAACATCCAGGCACCCAAGTGGGAAGCTTTGCCGAAGCAGCGAAGTCATCCGACTTGATTGTATTGGCGGTCAAGGGAACGGCGGCAGCGGATGCGCTAAGGGCTGCTCAGGCAGAGAATTTAAAGGGAAAAATTGTCATGGATGCGACGAATCCCATTGCAGAAACTCCGCCCGTAAATGGCGTATTGAGTCTCTTTACCACTACGAATGACTCTCTCATGGAGCGTTTGCAAAGAGAGTTTGGAAATGCACGTTTTGTTAAAGCCTTTAATTCAGTTGGGAACGCGTGTATGGTGAATCCAACGTTCAATGCGGGCAAGCCCACCATGTTCATCTGTGGGAACGATGAGGTTGCAAAAGAAACCGTAAGTGGTATTCTTGACCAATTCGGCTGGGAAACGGCAGATATGGGTCAGGCTGAGGCTGCACGAGCGATCGAACCACTTTGTATCCTATGGTGTATCCCCGGATTTCTTCATAATGAATGGTTTCATGCCTTTAAGCTCCTTACTTGA
- a CDS encoding VOC family protein, which produces MKPRITVITLGVDHLERSLHFYRDALGFETKGIVGQEFERGAVVFFDLQPGLKLALWPRDEIAYDAALLKTPRSPTELTLGHNVNSREEVDSVMELAKRAGAKITKVAQKTFWGGYAGYFQDPDDHLWEVVWNPEWTIKD; this is translated from the coding sequence ATGAAGCCACGAATTACTGTTATCACCCTGGGCGTCGACCATTTGGAAAGATCTCTACATTTCTATCGCGATGCGCTCGGATTTGAAACCAAAGGGATTGTCGGTCAGGAATTCGAACGTGGTGCTGTCGTCTTTTTTGATTTGCAACCCGGACTGAAACTCGCACTCTGGCCGCGTGATGAAATTGCCTATGATGCAGCCCTTTTAAAAACACCGCGAAGTCCGACTGAACTCACCCTTGGCCACAACGTCAACAGTCGGGAAGAGGTCGACTCTGTGATGGAACTTGCGAAACGGGCGGGTGCGAAGATTACGAAAGTGGCTCAAAAAACCTTTTGGGGCGGTTATGCTGGATATTTCCAGGATCCCGATGATCATCTCTGGGAAGTGGTCTGGAACCCCGAATGGACGATTAAGGATTAG
- a CDS encoding alpha/beta hydrolase produces MSLEYYEINPEKGIPLGCLVFIHGLGVNGKDLMPLAAQLNLPQTKFVFPNAPFPVDYSYEGRAWYQLPRENGKGISISRKGIIELLQKIELSGIPANQIIIGGFSQGAVMSLEAGLRYPNKICGIIALSGYLHAPEQISIEKNQANQGIPVLVCHGEEDDVLPIEGSREAVRYLEKEGYSVSFHEYPIGHQVIPEELIVIRQFILDSLQQALFPAK; encoded by the coding sequence TTGAGTCTCGAATATTATGAGATCAATCCCGAGAAAGGAATCCCGCTTGGCTGTCTGGTGTTTATTCATGGGCTGGGAGTCAATGGGAAGGATCTCATGCCCCTTGCCGCACAGTTAAACCTTCCGCAAACGAAGTTCGTATTTCCAAATGCCCCTTTTCCGGTTGATTATTCCTACGAAGGGAGAGCCTGGTATCAGCTACCTCGGGAAAACGGAAAAGGAATTTCGATTAGTCGAAAAGGGATTATCGAACTCCTCCAAAAAATAGAATTATCCGGAATTCCCGCGAATCAGATTATTATCGGAGGATTTTCACAAGGAGCAGTCATGAGTCTGGAAGCTGGCCTCCGATATCCTAACAAGATTTGCGGGATTATCGCGTTAAGTGGTTATCTCCATGCTCCAGAACAAATTTCGATTGAAAAAAATCAAGCCAATCAGGGGATTCCGGTTCTGGTCTGCCACGGAGAAGAAGATGATGTTCTTCCTATCGAAGGGAGCCGCGAAGCCGTTCGATATCTGGAAAAAGAGGGATACTCTGTTTCGTTTCACGAATATCCGATCGGGCACCAGGTGATTCCCGAAGAGCTGATTGTCATCCGGCAGTTTATCTTGGATTCCCTCCAGCAAGCTTTGTTTCCAGCGAAATAA
- a CDS encoding winged helix-turn-helix transcriptional regulator: MVKSLALNLDLIFHAVSDPTRRAILRNVSVKERTISEIAKPFKMSLAAVSKHLKVLEGAHLIERRREGSFHRISLNAETLKSAEEWIRYYEKFWYQRPTALKNLLEKGKI; the protein is encoded by the coding sequence ATGGTTAAATCATTGGCTCTTAATTTAGATCTTATCTTTCACGCTGTTTCAGATCCAACCCGGAGGGCAATCTTGAGAAATGTATCCGTAAAAGAACGGACCATTTCTGAAATAGCCAAACCCTTCAAAATGTCGCTGGCCGCGGTCTCAAAACACCTGAAGGTTTTGGAAGGAGCACATTTGATTGAACGGAGAAGGGAAGGAAGTTTTCACCGGATTTCACTCAATGCCGAAACATTGAAGTCCGCCGAAGAATGGATCAGATATTATGAAAAATTCTGGTATCAACGGCCCACCGCACTCAAAAACCTTTTAGAGAAAGGAAAAATATGA
- a CDS encoding hemolysin III family protein has protein sequence MDRGERFNFVTHLIGFLLSTTGLFVLIAVSFRGDDALKTISVTVYGTILLLLYLFSSLYHLFRGKTKIIFQKLEHLTIYLLIAGTYTPITLVTLRGSLGWTLFWIIWLLAVLGMIQEMIWKKEPRILPVIIYIFMGWTVIFLIKPLSRALPATGLIWIVIGGLFYTIGVIFYALEGRIRNGHGIWHLFVMAGSASHYFTILYYVA, from the coding sequence ATGGATCGAGGAGAGCGATTTAATTTTGTAACCCATCTAATTGGATTCCTCCTCTCAACAACAGGGTTATTTGTTCTGATCGCAGTCTCTTTCAGAGGGGACGATGCGCTCAAAACCATAAGCGTCACGGTTTACGGCACCATATTGTTGCTCCTTTATTTATTTTCATCTCTTTATCATCTCTTTCGCGGGAAAACTAAAATTATTTTTCAGAAACTTGAACATTTGACTATTTATCTTTTAATAGCCGGGACTTATACGCCCATTACGCTTGTCACCTTAAGGGGATCGCTCGGATGGACATTATTTTGGATTATCTGGCTATTGGCTGTCCTCGGCATGATACAAGAGATGATCTGGAAAAAAGAGCCTCGGATTCTCCCGGTCATTATTTATATATTCATGGGCTGGACTGTCATTTTTTTAATCAAACCGCTCTCTCGTGCGCTCCCTGCAACAGGTCTAATATGGATTGTTATCGGCGGACTGTTTTATACAATCGGAGTCATTTTTTATGCATTGGAAGGCCGGATTCGAAATGGTCATGGAATATGGCACCTTTTTGTAATGGCCGGAAGCGCCAGCCATTATTTCACGATTCTTTACTATGTCGCTTGA